The following proteins come from a genomic window of Pyxidicoccus sp. MSG2:
- a CDS encoding acyl-CoA dehydrogenase family protein produces MTARSRWSSDELEQVRGLAASYFTKEVLPNVPKHVAQGYPDKALYRRAGELGLLCMSIPEAYGGGGGTFAHEAVLIEEQIRAGDPSMGFAVHCTIVAHYILAYASEAQKQKWLPKLASGEWVGAIAMTEPGTGSDLQAISTRAVREGDFYRVSGAKTFISNGHVCDFLIIAARTGDAKGHAGISLLCAEVSDTTPGFQRGRILEKLGGKGQDTTELFFDDLKVPAVNLLGGEEGKGFIQLMQQLPQERLSTALIAMASLERAVEVTIDYTKQRHVFGKPLFALQNTRFELAECATLRRVCRTFIDDCIEAHLAGRLDVTTAAMAKYWVTDQACIVADRCLQLFGGYGYMKEYPIAHLFADTRVLRILAGANEVMKELVARSL; encoded by the coding sequence ATGACGGCACGTTCTCGGTGGAGCTCGGACGAGCTCGAGCAGGTGCGAGGCCTCGCGGCCAGCTACTTCACGAAGGAAGTCCTCCCCAACGTGCCCAAGCACGTGGCCCAGGGGTATCCGGACAAGGCGCTCTACCGGCGGGCGGGCGAGCTGGGGCTGCTCTGCATGTCCATCCCCGAGGCCTACGGCGGCGGCGGTGGCACCTTCGCGCACGAGGCGGTCCTCATCGAGGAGCAGATTCGCGCCGGAGACCCGTCCATGGGCTTCGCGGTGCACTGCACCATCGTCGCGCACTACATCCTTGCCTACGCGTCCGAGGCCCAGAAACAGAAGTGGCTGCCGAAGCTCGCCAGCGGTGAGTGGGTGGGCGCCATCGCGATGACGGAGCCGGGGACGGGCTCGGACCTCCAGGCCATTTCCACCCGCGCGGTGCGTGAAGGCGACTTCTACCGGGTGAGCGGGGCGAAGACGTTCATCTCCAACGGCCACGTGTGCGACTTCCTCATCATCGCGGCGCGGACGGGGGACGCGAAGGGCCACGCCGGCATCTCCCTGCTGTGTGCCGAGGTCTCCGACACCACGCCCGGCTTCCAGCGGGGTCGCATCCTCGAGAAGCTCGGCGGGAAGGGCCAGGACACCACCGAGCTCTTCTTCGATGACCTGAAGGTCCCCGCGGTGAACCTGCTCGGCGGCGAGGAGGGCAAAGGCTTCATCCAGCTCATGCAGCAACTCCCCCAGGAGCGGCTGAGCACGGCGCTCATCGCCATGGCGAGCCTGGAGCGCGCCGTGGAGGTCACCATCGACTACACGAAGCAGCGGCACGTCTTCGGCAAGCCGCTTTTCGCTCTGCAGAACACGCGCTTCGAGCTGGCCGAGTGTGCGACCCTGAGGCGTGTCTGTCGCACCTTCATCGACGACTGCATCGAAGCCCACCTGGCGGGCAGGCTTGATGTGACAACGGCGGCCATGGCCAAGTATTGGGTGACGGACCAGGCCTGCATCGTCGCGGACCGGTGCCTGCAGCTGTTTGGCGGCTAC
- a CDS encoding enoyl-CoA hydratase-related protein, with translation MSYQHIRSSLSGRIATLELHRPEARNGFTVTMADELAHALDAADANEDVRVVILTGAGRDFCVGADLSGQSLEVMNEEVLARGWIEPATRVTRRMFALRKPVIAAVHGAAVGVGSTMILPADFRLAAKDSRFGFVFSRRGIYPEAGSSWFLPRIVGMGRALDWMVSGRLIPAEEALGAGLVRSLHEPEALLDAAHALARELVETTAPVSVAVIRQELYRMSALPSPEPAFALDSRLIASLGQSADAVEGVMSFLQKRPAKFPRTLGEDLPAFLPWLEGQS, from the coding sequence ATGAGCTACCAACACATCCGGTCTTCCCTCTCGGGCCGGATTGCCACGCTCGAGCTGCACCGCCCCGAAGCGCGCAATGGCTTCACGGTGACCATGGCGGACGAGCTCGCCCACGCGCTCGACGCCGCGGATGCGAACGAAGACGTGCGCGTGGTCATCCTCACCGGCGCCGGCAGGGACTTCTGCGTGGGAGCGGACCTCAGCGGCCAATCGCTCGAGGTGATGAACGAAGAGGTCCTGGCGCGCGGCTGGATTGAGCCGGCGACCCGCGTGACGCGCCGGATGTTCGCGCTGCGAAAGCCGGTCATCGCCGCCGTCCATGGCGCCGCCGTGGGTGTGGGCTCGACGATGATTCTCCCCGCGGACTTCCGCCTCGCCGCGAAGGACAGCCGCTTCGGCTTCGTCTTCAGCCGGCGTGGCATCTATCCGGAAGCGGGCTCGAGCTGGTTCCTGCCGCGCATCGTCGGAATGGGGCGCGCGCTCGACTGGATGGTGAGCGGCCGGCTCATCCCCGCGGAGGAGGCGCTCGGCGCGGGCCTGGTGCGCTCCCTCCACGAGCCCGAGGCCCTGCTCGACGCCGCCCATGCGCTCGCCCGCGAATTGGTGGAGACCACCGCGCCGGTGTCCGTCGCCGTCATCCGGCAGGAGCTCTACCGGATGAGCGCGCTTCCTTCGCCCGAGCCCGCCTTCGCGCTCGACAGCCGGCTCATCGCGAGCCTGGGTCAGAGCGCGGACGCGGTGGAGGGCGTGATGTCCTTCCTGCAGAAGCGGCCCGCGAAGTTCCCCCGGACGCTCGGGGAGGACCTGCCGGCATTCCTCCCCTGGCTGGAGGGGCAGTCATGA
- a CDS encoding aldo/keto reductase, translating to MNYRQLGRTGLYVSELCFGAMTFGGEGFWKVVGTQGQEEADKLVGRSLDAGINFFDTANVYSNGASEQLLGKALGAKRSNVVLATKVRGRMGPGPNELGLSRGHIMDSVHSSLKRLGTDYIDLYQIHGYDPVTPLDETLRALDDLVSQGKVRYLGASNLAAWQLMKALGISENKGLARFESLQAYYTIAGRDLERELVPLMKDQHLGLMVWSPLAGGFLSGKYRREQQGPQGSRRVDFDFPPINKDRAYDVIDVMDGVAKEHNVSVARVALAWLLHQQHVTTIIIGAKNEQQLEDNLAATTLKLTPEQLKKLDAVSKLPDEYPQWMLERQGADRVPPAK from the coding sequence ATGAATTACCGGCAGCTGGGCCGCACCGGCCTCTATGTCTCGGAGCTGTGCTTCGGAGCCATGACCTTCGGCGGCGAGGGCTTCTGGAAGGTCGTCGGCACGCAGGGCCAGGAGGAGGCGGACAAGCTCGTGGGCCGCTCCCTGGACGCGGGCATCAACTTCTTCGACACCGCCAACGTCTACTCCAATGGCGCCTCCGAGCAGCTCCTCGGCAAGGCGCTGGGCGCGAAGCGCTCCAACGTCGTGCTGGCCACCAAGGTCCGCGGGCGCATGGGTCCGGGCCCCAACGAGCTGGGCCTGTCGCGGGGCCACATCATGGACTCCGTCCACTCGAGCCTGAAGCGCCTGGGTACCGACTACATCGACCTGTACCAGATTCACGGCTACGACCCCGTCACGCCGCTGGACGAGACGCTGCGCGCGCTCGACGACCTCGTCAGTCAGGGCAAGGTGCGCTACCTCGGCGCGTCCAACCTGGCCGCGTGGCAGCTCATGAAGGCGCTGGGCATCAGCGAGAACAAGGGCCTGGCCCGCTTCGAGTCGCTGCAGGCCTACTACACCATCGCCGGGCGCGACCTGGAGCGCGAGCTGGTGCCGCTGATGAAGGACCAGCACCTGGGCCTCATGGTGTGGAGCCCGCTGGCCGGTGGCTTCCTCAGCGGCAAGTACCGCCGCGAGCAGCAGGGCCCGCAGGGCAGCCGCCGCGTCGACTTCGACTTCCCGCCCATCAACAAGGACCGCGCCTATGACGTCATCGACGTGATGGACGGTGTGGCGAAGGAGCACAACGTCTCCGTGGCGCGCGTGGCGCTCGCGTGGCTGCTGCACCAGCAGCACGTCACCACCATCATCATCGGCGCGAAGAACGAGCAGCAGCTCGAGGACAACCTCGCGGCCACCACGCTGAAGCTGACGCCCGAGCAGCTCAAGAAGCTCGACGCCGTCTCGAAGCTCCCGGACGAGTACCCGCAGTGGATGCTCGAGCGGCAGGGCGCGGACCGCGTGCCCCCCGCGAAGTAG
- a CDS encoding aldo/keto reductase — MTRTLGAHGPPVSSLGLGLAALGRPGYITLGHGADFGEDRSVPAMERQAHAVLDAAYDAGVRYFDAARSYGRAEAFLASWLAARGLRAGDVTVGSKWGYTYTADWQVRAEHHEVKDHTLPTLQRQLGESRALLGRHLALYQIHSATFESGVLRDTAVLSALARLREQGLAVGLSLSGASQADVLRRALEVRVDGAPVFSCVQATWNLLERSAGPALAEAHAAGWGVIVKEAVANGRLTSRDSSPELRPLRELASEHGVTPDALALAAVLAQPWVSVVLSGASTVEQLRDNLAARSVPWSAKLDSRLHGLVEAPRDYWAKRSSLPWN; from the coding sequence ATGACTCGGACCCTCGGTGCTCACGGGCCGCCCGTCTCCTCGTTGGGCCTCGGACTCGCCGCGCTCGGCCGGCCGGGCTACATCACCCTCGGCCATGGCGCGGACTTCGGTGAGGACCGCTCCGTCCCCGCCATGGAGCGCCAGGCCCATGCGGTGCTGGATGCCGCGTATGACGCCGGTGTCCGCTACTTCGACGCCGCCCGCTCGTACGGCCGCGCGGAGGCGTTCCTCGCCTCGTGGCTCGCCGCGCGCGGGCTGCGCGCCGGGGACGTCACCGTGGGCTCCAAGTGGGGCTACACGTACACCGCCGACTGGCAGGTCCGCGCCGAACACCACGAGGTGAAGGACCACACCCTGCCCACGCTCCAGCGGCAGCTCGGGGAGAGCCGCGCGCTGCTCGGCCGCCACCTGGCGCTGTACCAGATTCACTCCGCCACTTTTGAGAGCGGCGTGCTGCGAGACACCGCCGTCCTCTCCGCGCTGGCCCGGTTGAGGGAGCAGGGGCTGGCGGTGGGACTGTCCTTGAGCGGTGCCTCGCAGGCGGACGTGCTGCGGCGCGCGCTGGAGGTCCGCGTGGACGGAGCGCCGGTGTTCTCCTGCGTGCAGGCCACGTGGAACCTGCTGGAGCGCTCCGCCGGGCCCGCGCTCGCGGAGGCCCACGCCGCTGGCTGGGGTGTCATCGTCAAGGAGGCCGTGGCCAATGGCCGGCTCACCTCGCGCGACTCCAGCCCGGAGCTGCGCCCCTTGCGCGAGCTGGCTTCCGAGCACGGCGTGACACCGGATGCGCTCGCGCTCGCCGCGGTGCTCGCGCAGCCGTGGGTGTCCGTGGTGCTCAGCGGCGCTTCCACCGTGGAGCAGCTCCGGGACAACCTGGCCGCGCGCTCCGTGCCTTGGAGCGCGAAGCTGGATTCACGACTGCACGGCCTGGTGGAGGCGCCTCGCGATTACTGGGCGAAGCGCTCCTCCCTGCCGTGGAACTGA
- a CDS encoding SDR family oxidoreductase — MTLKPLAGRTLLMSGGSRGIGLAIGVAAGRLGANVALLAKTDTPDPRLPGTVHTAAAEIEAAGGRALAVVGDVRDEADVQRAVDETVARFGGIDFCVNNASALAPLKTDELSVKRFDLMQQIQLRGTFLLTRASLPHLRRSSQAHILSLSPPVNLAPHWMGKHPAYTLAKYGMTLLTLGWAAEFAEAGIAANALWPRTLIATAAVKNLLGGDSSMERARAPDIMADAAVAILQRRPRECTGHTFIDEDVLRAEGVTDFTRYGGGPDVLLDLYVDP; from the coding sequence ATGACTCTCAAGCCGCTCGCGGGACGCACGTTGTTGATGTCCGGGGGAAGCCGCGGCATCGGGTTGGCGATTGGCGTCGCGGCGGGACGGCTGGGCGCCAACGTCGCGCTCCTGGCGAAGACGGACACCCCGGACCCGAGGCTGCCCGGGACGGTGCACACGGCGGCCGCGGAAATCGAAGCCGCGGGCGGCCGGGCGCTCGCGGTGGTCGGCGACGTGCGCGACGAAGCGGACGTGCAGCGGGCCGTGGACGAGACGGTGGCGCGCTTCGGCGGCATCGACTTCTGCGTGAACAACGCGAGCGCCCTCGCTCCGCTCAAGACGGACGAGCTGTCCGTCAAGCGCTTCGACCTGATGCAGCAGATTCAACTGCGCGGGACGTTCCTCCTGACGCGCGCGTCGCTGCCGCACCTGCGGCGCTCCTCCCAGGCGCACATCCTCTCGCTGTCGCCGCCCGTCAACCTCGCGCCGCACTGGATGGGGAAGCACCCGGCGTACACGCTCGCCAAGTACGGGATGACGCTGCTCACGCTCGGCTGGGCCGCGGAGTTCGCCGAGGCTGGCATCGCCGCGAATGCGCTCTGGCCCCGGACGCTCATCGCCACCGCCGCGGTGAAGAACCTGCTCGGGGGCGACAGTTCGATGGAGCGGGCCCGCGCGCCGGACATCATGGCGGACGCGGCCGTGGCCATCCTCCAGCGCCGGCCGCGCGAGTGCACCGGCCACACCTTCATCGACGAGGACGTCCTCCGTGCCGAGGGCGTCACCGATTTCACGCGCTACGGCGGCGGGCCCGACGTCCTGCTCGACCTCTACGTCGACCCCTGA
- a CDS encoding AMP-dependent synthetase/ligase encodes MGPSLAALEAQCQSQADKLTLPLLLKRNAEEYAGEPALTAGDRTLTWALLREQTAVLCRGLGALGLKRGERMMIMMSGRPEHWVIDYAAAHLAAIPCTAYQTLSTEQIGYVARHSAATVVVLEGADEVSRWLPVLDTLRALKRVIVVDASAIPAGDARFVSYAQVEAEGRGLHEADPAVFEDGWKAIRPEDPISMIYTSGTTGDPKGVVLSHRNAFYEAVAVDLCAPVPMRVSSIAYLPLAHIGERELGLYRALYKALHVHICTDPAGVMPMLARARAPAFFGVPRLWEKLAAGLRAKLDMLEAPKREAILAAHAVALEAFQLEGSGRAVPPELQRKAEEAEARVLKPLRQTLGLDALVWASSGSAPIPVDILEYLGGFGIKVLEVWGMSETTGCATVNTPTDFRVGAVGRTIPGVQLRLAPDGEIFVRGPVVFLGYLSEDGRIVSATDRDGWLATGDIGTVDPDGFLSITDRKKELIITSSGKNIAPSKIEGMLRAHPLVGQAMAIGDNRPFLTALVSLDPEAAPLWARARGLAAQSLVDLMRDPTIRAELDSLVARTNARLSRAEQLKRYDVVPEAWSPVTGEITLTLKLKRRVILEKYAERIASLYANA; translated from the coding sequence ATGGGTCCGTCCCTCGCAGCCCTGGAAGCGCAGTGCCAATCACAGGCGGACAAGCTCACGCTGCCGCTCCTGCTCAAGCGCAATGCCGAGGAGTACGCGGGCGAGCCCGCCCTCACCGCCGGAGACAGGACGCTCACCTGGGCCTTGCTGCGTGAGCAGACAGCCGTGCTCTGTCGGGGGCTCGGCGCGCTCGGGCTGAAGCGCGGCGAGCGGATGATGATCATGATGTCCGGCCGGCCGGAGCACTGGGTCATCGACTATGCGGCGGCCCACCTCGCCGCCATCCCCTGCACCGCGTACCAGACGCTGAGCACCGAGCAGATAGGCTATGTCGCGCGGCACAGCGCGGCCACGGTGGTGGTGCTGGAGGGCGCGGACGAAGTCTCACGGTGGCTGCCGGTGCTCGACACGCTCCGGGCGCTCAAGCGGGTCATCGTCGTCGACGCCTCGGCGATTCCCGCCGGGGATGCGCGCTTCGTCTCCTACGCCCAGGTCGAAGCCGAGGGACGCGGGCTGCACGAGGCGGACCCCGCCGTCTTCGAGGACGGCTGGAAGGCCATCCGGCCCGAGGACCCCATCTCGATGATCTACACCTCGGGCACCACCGGTGACCCGAAGGGCGTGGTGCTGAGCCACCGCAACGCCTTCTACGAGGCCGTCGCGGTGGACCTCTGCGCCCCCGTCCCGATGCGGGTCTCCTCCATCGCCTACCTCCCGCTGGCGCACATTGGCGAGCGCGAGCTCGGCCTCTACCGCGCACTCTACAAGGCGCTGCACGTGCACATCTGCACGGACCCGGCGGGCGTGATGCCGATGCTGGCGCGGGCGCGGGCCCCCGCGTTCTTCGGCGTACCGCGCCTGTGGGAGAAGCTCGCCGCGGGCCTGCGGGCGAAGCTGGACATGCTCGAAGCGCCGAAGCGCGAGGCCATCCTCGCCGCCCACGCGGTGGCGCTGGAGGCCTTCCAGCTCGAAGGCTCCGGTAGGGCCGTGCCCCCGGAGCTTCAGCGGAAGGCGGAGGAGGCGGAGGCGCGAGTCCTGAAGCCCCTGCGCCAGACGCTCGGGCTGGACGCGCTGGTGTGGGCGAGCAGCGGCTCGGCGCCCATCCCCGTCGACATCCTCGAGTACCTCGGCGGCTTCGGCATCAAGGTGCTGGAGGTCTGGGGCATGAGCGAGACGACCGGCTGCGCCACCGTCAACACGCCCACGGACTTCCGCGTCGGCGCGGTGGGGCGGACCATCCCCGGGGTGCAGCTCCGGCTGGCCCCGGACGGTGAAATCTTCGTCCGCGGCCCCGTGGTGTTCCTCGGCTACCTCTCCGAGGACGGCCGGATTGTCAGCGCGACGGACAGGGATGGCTGGCTCGCCACCGGCGACATCGGCACGGTCGACCCCGACGGCTTCCTCTCCATCACCGACCGGAAGAAGGAGCTGATCATCACCTCGAGCGGGAAGAACATCGCGCCCTCGAAGATTGAGGGAATGCTGCGCGCGCACCCGCTCGTCGGTCAGGCGATGGCGATTGGTGACAATCGGCCCTTCTTGACGGCACTTGTGTCCCTCGACCCGGAAGCCGCGCCGCTCTGGGCCAGGGCCCGCGGCCTCGCGGCGCAGTCGCTCGTCGACCTCATGCGCGACCCGACGATTCGCGCAGAGCTCGACTCCCTCGTGGCCAGGACCAACGCCCGGCTCTCCCGGGCGGAGCAGCTCAAGCGCTACGACGTGGTCCCCGAGGCGTGGTCTCCCGTGACGGGCGAAATCACGCTCACCCTCAAGCTCAAGCGCCGCGTCATCCTCGAGAAGTACGCCGAGCGCATCGCCTCGCTCTACGCAAACGCCTGA
- a CDS encoding SRPBCC family protein, with amino-acid sequence MTAAFYLLLAIGLLGAFDVLYFHTWRSRLQERAECQREVLWHTVRHVIYGLQFLWVPHLRFQGAALGLLAVLYAADVFVAWADVWEERDSRAPQGGLPRGEYFMHVVLSVLVGLYLMSIFHVVWPDRLLPTGLRVDPPAVPVALRTLMTVMGVVALASFARDLARWFAFRRMPVASLPKQPPPRRIVVEALIPAPVETVWERTQEPELHTQWDVRFTSIRYLPECDSRGFHLMDYRTHLGFGMEVKGWGRYLANTPLVRSTFEFGSDDFRSLILKGRGLWLYERRAEGTFFKTVFDYQTRHGVVGELLDAVLFRPIMRLGTEWGFETLRQWCAGDEGAPARGRSRWRFALFVLARVLGRAPAPGAARSWLGSGNEHREAAPSCGELVEVSP; translated from the coding sequence ATGACTGCCGCCTTCTACCTGCTGCTGGCGATCGGACTGCTGGGCGCCTTCGACGTCCTCTACTTCCACACGTGGCGCAGCCGCCTCCAGGAGCGCGCCGAGTGCCAGCGGGAAGTTCTCTGGCACACCGTGCGCCACGTCATCTACGGGCTCCAGTTCCTCTGGGTGCCACACCTGCGCTTCCAGGGCGCGGCGCTGGGGTTGCTCGCGGTGCTCTACGCGGCGGATGTCTTCGTCGCCTGGGCCGATGTCTGGGAGGAGCGCGACAGCCGCGCACCCCAGGGTGGCCTGCCTCGCGGCGAGTACTTCATGCACGTGGTGCTCAGCGTGCTCGTCGGGCTGTACCTCATGTCCATCTTCCACGTCGTGTGGCCCGACCGGCTCCTGCCCACCGGCCTTCGCGTGGACCCGCCCGCTGTCCCCGTGGCCCTACGCACGCTGATGACGGTGATGGGCGTGGTGGCGCTGGCCTCGTTTGCTCGGGACCTGGCGCGGTGGTTCGCGTTCCGCCGCATGCCGGTGGCTTCGCTTCCGAAGCAGCCGCCTCCGCGCCGCATCGTCGTGGAGGCGCTCATCCCCGCCCCCGTCGAGACCGTGTGGGAGCGCACGCAGGAGCCGGAGCTGCACACGCAATGGGACGTGCGCTTCACCTCCATCCGCTACCTGCCGGAGTGCGACTCGCGCGGCTTCCACCTCATGGACTACCGCACGCACCTGGGCTTCGGAATGGAGGTGAAGGGCTGGGGCCGCTACCTCGCGAACACGCCGCTGGTGCGCTCCACCTTCGAGTTCGGCTCGGACGACTTCCGCAGCCTCATCCTCAAGGGCCGCGGTCTGTGGCTCTACGAGCGCAGGGCGGAGGGAACGTTCTTCAAGACGGTGTTCGACTACCAGACGCGACACGGCGTGGTGGGCGAGTTGCTCGACGCGGTGCTGTTCCGTCCGATCATGCGGCTGGGCACGGAGTGGGGCTTCGAGACACTGCGCCAGTGGTGCGCGGGGGATGAAGGCGCGCCGGCCCGGGGCCGCTCGCGGTGGCGCTTCGCGCTGTTCGTCCTCGCGCGCGTGCTGGGCAGGGCGCCCGCTCCGGGTGCGGCACGGAGCTGGCTCGGCTCCGGCAATGAGCACCGTGAGGCGGCGCCCTCCTGTGGAGAACTTGTGGAGGTATCGCCATGA
- a CDS encoding DUF429 domain-containing protein, with amino-acid sequence MDGAALPVHEEGVRFVGWDLTDPYSRACRPVDIAEVDTRGRVRFSEARWPAPPSRGGDFNPVVLAAAFPVGAEDVLVVDGPQALARPGAQVREAERLLRAPGRTPDVLPVPGRPFCGFVRGSVLLFAGLRARGGLPMLDVDTASVREARLFEAFPGATWRELAVEKLGAKASRDGRERRRAVLEENGLRFPEGDLPTHDQLDAALCAWLGWLTRKAPERVVAVGAPLTVDAHGWLREGCILDLSRGR; translated from the coding sequence GTGGACGGCGCAGCACTCCCGGTGCATGAGGAGGGCGTGCGCTTCGTGGGCTGGGATTTGACGGACCCGTACTCGCGCGCGTGTCGCCCGGTGGACATCGCGGAGGTCGACACGCGCGGACGGGTGCGCTTCTCCGAGGCCCGGTGGCCCGCGCCTCCGTCAAGGGGCGGTGACTTCAACCCCGTCGTGCTGGCGGCGGCGTTCCCCGTGGGCGCGGAGGATGTGCTCGTCGTGGATGGACCGCAGGCGCTGGCACGGCCGGGGGCACAGGTGAGGGAGGCGGAGCGGCTGCTGCGGGCTCCTGGGAGGACGCCGGACGTACTGCCCGTGCCGGGGCGCCCGTTCTGTGGGTTCGTGCGCGGGAGCGTGCTGCTGTTCGCCGGACTGCGGGCCCGGGGTGGGTTGCCGATGCTGGACGTGGACACGGCATCCGTCCGTGAGGCGCGGCTGTTCGAGGCGTTCCCCGGCGCGACGTGGCGGGAGTTGGCTGTGGAGAAGTTGGGGGCAAAGGCGTCACGCGACGGGCGTGAGCGGCGGCGCGCGGTGCTGGAGGAGAACGGGCTGCGCTTTCCGGAGGGGGATTTGCCCACGCATGACCAGCTCGATGCGGCGCTGTGTGCCTGGCTGGGGTGGCTGACGCGGAAGGCGCCGGAACGAGTGGTGGCCGTGGGTGCACCGCTCACGGTGGATGCGCACGGGTGGCTTCGCGAGGGCTGCATTTTGGACCTGTCACGGGGGCGGTGA
- a CDS encoding TetR/AcrR family transcriptional regulator, which produces MSSAEAPRWKRLEPDTRREQILECAARLFGERPYADVSTTDIALEAGVARGLINHYFGQKRDLYLKVVKRMLLMPGLEENVPMTGSLRQRVERSVEWYLNTVATYGKTYVAVTGSGGIGSDPEVDRIIAEADDVASLKTLEFLGLKVEVGSDARHRAMMRSYAGLVKATIREWIRGGTLSREDAHLLLSEALITIVRDVFPQLAHQSGPERGDAKAPKTGPKRGREEP; this is translated from the coding sequence ATGAGCTCCGCCGAAGCTCCACGCTGGAAGCGGCTCGAGCCGGACACGCGCCGGGAACAGATTCTCGAATGCGCCGCGCGGCTGTTCGGCGAGCGCCCGTACGCGGACGTCTCCACCACGGACATCGCCCTGGAGGCAGGCGTCGCGCGGGGGCTCATCAACCACTACTTCGGGCAGAAGCGGGACCTCTACTTGAAGGTCGTGAAGAGGATGCTGCTCATGCCTGGCCTGGAAGAGAACGTGCCCATGACCGGGAGCTTGAGGCAGCGGGTGGAGCGCAGCGTCGAGTGGTACCTCAACACGGTGGCGACCTACGGAAAGACGTACGTGGCCGTCACCGGTTCGGGGGGCATCGGCTCGGACCCGGAGGTGGACCGCATCATCGCCGAGGCGGACGACGTGGCCTCCTTGAAGACGCTCGAGTTCCTGGGCCTCAAAGTGGAGGTCGGAAGCGACGCACGGCACCGGGCGATGATGCGCTCCTACGCCGGCCTGGTGAAGGCCACCATCCGCGAGTGGATTCGCGGTGGGACGCTCTCCCGCGAGGACGCGCACCTGCTCCTGAGCGAAGCGCTCATCACCATCGTGCGCGACGTGTTCCCCCAATTGGCTCACCAGTCCGGTCCCGAGCGTGGCGACGCGAAGGCGCCGAAGACGGGGCCCAAGCGGGGAAGGGAAGAGCCATGA
- a CDS encoding acyl-CoA dehydrogenase family protein — MHARTPEQASFAAAIDAFCRDKTGTRAQRDALTRNGTEAHNPALYAQMAELGWLGVGLPLKYGGSGGGMADMCLFAERTAYGLAPVGGYVTTAVAAGPYAKFGTEAQREKVLGGIVQGRVEAISISEPGAGSDAAAITCRATRTQGGFVINGQKTWCSNAHLADHMLLVARTSTTGSRHEGLTMFCVPTGTPGVEIRGIPTMAGRDVNDVFFTDCFLPESAVVGAVDQAWPQLMAGLNSERLILAATMLGRGRRAFDDAVTYVKERKQFGRPVGSFQALKHRIADLATELDCCELLLYRVAAMADEAPERMLPREASMAKLKTTETAKRVALEGMQMMGGYGYATEYDMESHLRATVISTVYGGTSEIQRDIIGKTFGL, encoded by the coding sequence ATGCACGCGAGAACCCCGGAGCAAGCCTCCTTCGCCGCCGCCATCGACGCGTTCTGCCGCGACAAGACGGGGACGCGCGCGCAGCGCGACGCGCTGACCCGCAACGGCACCGAGGCCCACAACCCCGCCCTCTACGCGCAGATGGCGGAGCTCGGCTGGCTCGGGGTGGGCCTGCCGCTGAAGTACGGCGGCTCGGGCGGCGGCATGGCCGACATGTGCCTCTTCGCAGAGCGCACCGCGTACGGGCTCGCCCCGGTGGGGGGCTATGTCACCACGGCGGTCGCCGCCGGTCCGTACGCGAAGTTCGGAACCGAGGCCCAGCGCGAGAAGGTCCTCGGCGGCATCGTCCAGGGCCGGGTGGAGGCCATCTCCATCTCCGAGCCTGGAGCCGGCTCGGACGCCGCCGCCATCACCTGCCGCGCGACGCGGACGCAGGGTGGTTTCGTCATCAACGGGCAGAAGACCTGGTGCTCCAACGCGCACCTCGCGGACCACATGCTGCTCGTGGCTCGCACGAGCACCACGGGCTCGCGGCATGAGGGACTCACGATGTTCTGCGTCCCCACCGGCACGCCCGGGGTGGAGATTCGCGGCATCCCCACGATGGCGGGCAGGGACGTCAATGACGTCTTCTTCACCGACTGCTTCCTGCCGGAGAGCGCCGTCGTCGGCGCCGTGGACCAGGCCTGGCCGCAGTTGATGGCGGGGCTCAACAGCGAGCGACTCATCCTCGCGGCCACCATGCTCGGCCGTGGCCGGCGCGCGTTCGACGACGCCGTCACGTACGTGAAGGAGCGCAAGCAGTTCGGCAGGCCGGTGGGCTCGTTCCAGGCGCTCAAGCACCGCATCGCGGACCTGGCCACCGAGCTCGACTGCTGCGAGCTGCTCCTCTACCGCGTGGCCGCGATGGCGGACGAGGCGCCCGAGCGGATGCTCCCTCGCGAGGCCTCCATGGCGAAGCTGAAGACGACCGAGACGGCCAAGCGCGTGGCGCTCGAAGGCATGCAGATGATGGGCGGCTACGGTTACGCCACTGAGTACGACATGGAGTCGCACCTGCGCGCCACGGTCATCTCCACCGTCTACGGCGGCACGAGCGAAATCCAGCGCGACATCATCGGCAAGACGTTCGGGCTGTAG